A region of Lacinutrix sp. Hel_I_90 DNA encodes the following proteins:
- a CDS encoding DUF1735 domain-containing protein, whose amino-acid sequence MKKIAFIIISCLLIASCGEQETPQYDVNNSQSLIQFESNISILELSDGGQAVIEIPLSVSTYAPSDRTVNVEVTPITGTNLTPANPNQYSFNGVVTIPANELKGNLTFTIDSSGLESDETLTVQFEITSASFDNISIVDQTHTLKIIQICPIPENYLVGTYLLNSPLANISCGGPLPSFIGDNVEVEVSIGESQSKRVFEARYAPGSCDGFNGPFEFVIDLSCGGTALLSNQVITDLSCNGITNITVVNDPNRPSTYDINDDTSITINVIDDINGSCNSVPFENQSFTLTKL is encoded by the coding sequence ATGAAAAAAATAGCTTTTATCATTATTTCTTGTTTGCTTATCGCTTCTTGCGGAGAACAAGAAACACCACAATATGACGTGAATAATAGTCAATCCTTAATCCAATTTGAATCTAATATATCGATATTAGAACTCTCAGACGGGGGACAAGCTGTTATTGAAATACCTTTAAGTGTAAGTACTTATGCGCCTTCAGATAGAACAGTAAATGTTGAGGTAACTCCTATCACAGGGACTAACCTAACACCTGCTAATCCAAATCAGTATAGCTTTAATGGGGTCGTTACTATTCCAGCTAATGAACTTAAAGGTAATCTTACTTTTACTATAGATTCTTCAGGCTTGGAAAGCGATGAAACACTTACGGTGCAATTTGAAATCACTTCAGCAAGTTTTGATAACATTAGCATTGTAGATCAAACGCATACCCTTAAAATCATACAAATATGTCCCATTCCTGAGAATTATTTAGTGGGAACCTATTTATTAAACAGTCCTCTTGCTAATATCTCTTGTGGAGGTCCACTTCCATCTTTTATTGGAGATAATGTAGAAGTAGAAGTGTCTATAGGAGAGTCTCAATCTAAACGTGTTTTTGAAGCGCGCTATGCTCCAGGTTCTTGTGATGGTTTTAATGGGCCTTTCGAATTTGTTATTGACTTATCTTGTGGTGGAACTGCATTGCTTTCAAATCAAGTGATTACAGATTTAAGCTGTAATGGTATTACTAATATTACTGTAGTAAATGACCCTAACAGACCTTCCACGTATGATATTAATGATGATACATCAATAACCATTAATGTTATTGATGACATCAATGGATCTTGTAATAGTGTTCCTTTTGAAAACCAAAGTTTTACCTTAACAAAATTATAA
- a CDS encoding inorganic phosphate transporter, translating into MILILLFISACFLAYSNGANDNFKGVATLFGSGTTNYKKAINWATVTTFTGSVTAIFFANALVKNFSGKGLVPNELITMPIFAISIAFGAALTVFIATKIGMPISTTHSLVGALFGAGIMAVGSQFNFVKLGGTFLMPLIVSPLMAALVSFIAYLIFRFFRKKLHITKKTNLNIHEKHTPEIASYNMDNTATLKTNTTIEASINNKTETYDGLIFGLSAQKVLDTLHYLSAGIVSFARGLNDTPKIVGLLLIINAMDIKWSMIIIALVMAVGGLLNSKKVGVTMSKKITPMNSGQGFTANMVTGLLVTTASIHGMPVSTTHVSVGSIFGIGTVTKKADYRMIGKILLSWLLTLPMAAIVSGLLFKVLETLS; encoded by the coding sequence ATGATTTTAATTTTACTGTTTATTTCTGCATGTTTCTTAGCATATAGTAATGGGGCTAATGATAATTTCAAGGGTGTAGCAACGCTCTTTGGAAGTGGTACAACTAATTATAAAAAAGCAATAAATTGGGCTACTGTTACAACCTTCACTGGATCTGTAACTGCCATTTTTTTTGCTAACGCATTAGTTAAAAACTTTTCTGGTAAAGGACTAGTGCCAAATGAATTAATAACCATGCCTATTTTTGCAATTTCTATTGCATTTGGTGCTGCTTTAACTGTATTTATTGCAACTAAAATAGGCATGCCTATTTCTACAACTCACAGTTTGGTTGGCGCTTTATTTGGCGCAGGTATTATGGCTGTTGGCTCGCAATTTAATTTCGTAAAATTAGGTGGCACTTTTTTAATGCCGTTAATTGTAAGCCCCTTAATGGCTGCCTTAGTTAGTTTTATTGCTTACCTTATTTTTAGATTTTTTAGAAAAAAACTACACATTACAAAAAAGACAAACCTTAATATTCATGAAAAACACACGCCTGAAATTGCGTCTTATAACATGGATAATACCGCGACTTTAAAAACGAATACAACAATAGAAGCCTCCATAAATAACAAAACAGAAACTTATGATGGCCTAATTTTTGGACTAAGCGCTCAAAAAGTACTAGATACACTTCATTACTTAAGTGCTGGAATTGTTAGTTTCGCCCGTGGCTTAAACGATACTCCGAAAATTGTAGGTTTACTATTAATAATCAATGCTATGGATATTAAATGGAGTATGATTATCATTGCGCTTGTTATGGCTGTTGGTGGATTACTTAATTCAAAAAAAGTAGGCGTAACCATGAGCAAAAAAATAACCCCTATGAATTCTGGTCAGGGATTTACTGCAAATATGGTTACTGGTTTATTAGTAACAACTGCAAGTATTCATGGTATGCCAGTTTCTACAACACATGTATCTGTAGGCTCAATTTTTGGAATTGGAACCGTGACTAAAAAAGCCGATTATAGAATGATTGGTAAAATATTATTATCTTGGTTACTAACACTTCCAATGGCAGCTATTGTAAGTGGCTTACTATTTAAAGTATTAGAAACACTGTCTTAA
- a CDS encoding TIGR04283 family arsenosugar biosynthesis glycosyltransferase: MISIVIPIINEAKTIESLLFHLIDHATLQNISEIIVVDGGSTDGSQDIIKKLGLNINLLSSKKGRAKQMNTGAKAAKGHILYFLHADSFPPLNYDQLIIDEVKKGNSAGCFRLKFDTNHWWLCLTSWLTQFSWRACRGGDQSQFITKALFEDIGGFDETYTIYEDNILINELYKRNEFVVINEKLKTSARRYERHGIWKLQYYFCMIYIKQWFGASADDLYSYYKKNIN, from the coding sequence ATGATTAGCATTGTTATTCCCATTATTAATGAAGCAAAAACTATTGAATCTTTATTGTTTCATTTAATAGATCATGCAACGCTACAAAACATTTCTGAAATCATTGTGGTTGATGGTGGTAGTACCGATGGCTCTCAGGACATCATAAAAAAACTAGGCCTTAATATTAATTTGTTGTCGTCCAAAAAGGGCAGAGCCAAACAAATGAATACCGGAGCAAAAGCGGCAAAGGGGCACATTCTTTATTTTCTGCATGCCGATTCTTTTCCGCCTTTAAACTACGACCAGCTTATTATTGATGAAGTTAAAAAAGGAAATTCCGCAGGTTGTTTCAGACTAAAATTTGACACTAATCACTGGTGGTTATGTCTTACCAGTTGGTTAACACAATTTTCCTGGCGCGCCTGTCGCGGTGGTGATCAAAGTCAGTTTATCACCAAGGCACTGTTTGAAGATATTGGTGGTTTTGATGAAACCTATACGATTTATGAGGATAATATTTTAATTAATGAGCTCTATAAACGCAACGAATTTGTCGTAATTAATGAAAAGCTTAAAACCTCAGCGCGCCGTTACGAACGTCATGGCATCTGGAAATTACAATATTATTTTTGCATGATTTATATAAAGCAATGGTTTGGTGCTAGTGCAGACGACCTCTATTCTTACTACAAAAAAAACATAAACTAA
- a CDS encoding RagB/SusD family nutrient uptake outer membrane protein: MKTIYNLFIILFSLTIVSCEDSVNFEQPGEIPAENTFNSVADLQLGLNDVYYGLNTDEAIQISSFFTDETALGFENGGQNVELLQFQLNAVSEIPTNLWLNNYRTINRVNRIIEAGNLLTVTEEEEAEFNDILAQLYTIRAAEYFELLSYFSTDLTDDNALGVMKIDRVPSTSEEFPRVSNGEIFDFINSDLSFAKENLDATRTNSIYITSYFITALEARMALYRGDYPLSNTKAQALIDVFPLASRIEYFEFFQDANRIESIFTGDRNISNGAAISGNFYFSSPGINGGPFMELGRALFNQLDPTDIRYNMIVQFQSEIDPSYDTNGGVNDILLIGKYPGSDGSTVNDYKYFRISEMYLIKAEAQARTDFTTAAQTLKELRDARSLNTTVLDTYANSEEALTAVLKERRIELAFEGHRYLDLKRLSPSGIDRDPVDCLPLNACTLNTNEFYKYTFPIPQSEIAGNSAISGQQNPGY; encoded by the coding sequence ATGAAAACAATATATAATTTATTTATAATACTCTTTAGTCTTACAATTGTATCCTGTGAGGATTCAGTAAACTTTGAGCAACCAGGTGAAATACCTGCAGAAAACACATTTAATAGTGTCGCTGACTTACAGTTGGGCTTAAATGATGTTTATTATGGCCTAAATACAGATGAAGCTATACAAATAAGTAGTTTTTTCACAGACGAAACGGCATTAGGTTTTGAAAACGGAGGGCAAAATGTAGAATTATTACAATTTCAATTAAACGCAGTTAGTGAAATTCCTACCAATTTATGGCTTAACAATTACAGAACTATTAATAGAGTTAACAGAATTATTGAAGCTGGAAACCTTTTAACAGTTACAGAAGAAGAAGAAGCTGAATTTAATGATATTTTAGCTCAATTATATACTATTAGAGCAGCAGAATATTTTGAGCTCCTTAGCTATTTTTCTACAGATCTTACAGATGATAATGCATTAGGAGTCATGAAAATTGATCGTGTGCCTTCAACATCTGAAGAATTCCCTAGAGTTTCTAATGGAGAGATTTTCGATTTTATAAATAGTGATCTTAGTTTTGCTAAAGAGAATTTAGATGCAACGAGAACCAATTCCATATATATCACGAGCTATTTTATTACTGCTTTAGAAGCAAGAATGGCATTGTATAGAGGCGACTATCCTTTGTCGAATACCAAAGCACAAGCATTAATAGATGTGTTTCCTTTAGCTTCTAGAATAGAATACTTTGAGTTTTTTCAAGATGCCAATAGAATTGAATCGATTTTTACTGGAGATCGTAACATAAGTAATGGTGCAGCTATTAGTGGTAATTTTTATTTTTCTAGCCCAGGTATTAATGGAGGTCCATTTATGGAACTAGGACGCGCATTATTTAACCAATTAGACCCAACAGATATAAGATACAATATGATTGTGCAATTTCAATCTGAAATCGATCCTTCTTATGATACTAATGGTGGTGTTAATGACATTTTGTTAATTGGAAAATATCCAGGGTCTGATGGTTCTACAGTTAATGATTACAAGTATTTTAGAATATCAGAAATGTACCTTATTAAAGCAGAAGCGCAAGCAAGAACAGATTTCACTACTGCAGCACAGACATTAAAAGAACTAAGAGATGCTAGATCTTTAAATACTACGGTATTAGATACATATGCTAATAGTGAAGAAGCTTTAACAGCCGTTTTAAAAGAAAGACGTATAGAGCTTGCTTTTGAAGGGCACAGATATTTAGATCTTAAAAGACTATCACCGTCTGGCATAGACAGAGATCCAGTAGATTGTCTACCTCTTAATGCTTGTACGCTTAATACTAATGAATTTTATAAATATACTTTCCCAATACCACAATCGGAAATCGCTGGTAACTCAGCAATTAGTGGTCAACAAAATCCGGGATATTAA
- the arsM gene encoding arsenosugar biosynthesis arsenite methyltransferase ArsM — MSYLDATNDLYKEAALTPDVGLCCTTNPIWELPGLKIPRIMQEMNYGCGSTVNARDLTNNPKMLYVGVGGGMELLQFAYFNRQKGGVIGIDVVDEMLEASRKNFIEAEAQNDWFKSDFVDLIKGDALNLNVEDNSIDVAAQNCLFNIFKAEDLKKAIEEMYRVLKPHGKLVMSDPTCEQEMNDTLRNDDRLRALCLSGSLPIAEYVKALTDAGFGTIEIRARKPYRILDPKNYPTEELIYIESIEVAAIKDPMPEDGPCVFTGKAAIYYGNQDFFDDNKGHILLKNQPIAICDKTAGALSDLGRDDIFISESTFHYDGGGCC; from the coding sequence ATGAGTTACTTAGACGCAACAAACGATTTATATAAAGAAGCAGCATTAACCCCAGACGTTGGTCTATGCTGTACAACCAATCCTATCTGGGAGTTACCTGGTTTAAAAATTCCGCGTATCATGCAGGAAATGAACTATGGTTGTGGGAGTACAGTGAATGCTCGCGATTTAACTAACAATCCTAAAATGTTATATGTTGGCGTTGGTGGTGGTATGGAACTGTTACAATTCGCCTATTTTAATCGTCAAAAAGGTGGTGTCATTGGTATTGATGTGGTTGATGAGATGTTGGAGGCCTCACGTAAAAACTTTATCGAAGCAGAGGCTCAAAATGATTGGTTTAAAAGTGACTTTGTAGATCTTATAAAAGGAGACGCTTTAAACCTTAATGTAGAAGACAACTCTATTGATGTTGCTGCACAAAACTGTTTATTCAACATTTTTAAAGCTGAAGATTTAAAGAAAGCCATCGAAGAAATGTACCGTGTTTTGAAACCACATGGTAAATTAGTAATGAGTGATCCTACTTGTGAACAAGAAATGAATGACACTTTACGTAACGATGATAGATTGCGTGCCCTATGTTTAAGTGGCAGTCTACCAATAGCAGAATACGTAAAAGCATTAACCGATGCTGGTTTTGGTACTATTGAAATTCGAGCTAGAAAACCATACAGAATCTTAGATCCTAAAAATTATCCAACTGAAGAACTCATTTATATTGAATCTATAGAAGTAGCTGCTATTAAAGATCCAATGCCAGAAGATGGGCCTTGTGTTTTTACAGGGAAAGCCGCTATTTATTATGGTAATCAGGATTTTTTCGATGATAATAAAGGCCACATCTTACTAAAAAACCAACCTATCGCTATTTGCGATAAAACAGCTGGAGCTCTTTCTGATTTAGGAAGAGATGATATTTTTATTAGCGAATCGACTTTCCATTACGATGGTGGTGGATGTTGCTAG
- a CDS encoding DUF547 domain-containing protein: MKKILIVSVIVITLNSCFSAKGLPVKTVNESDETAMPKQTNTSNLDHSTWDSLLKKYVATNGDVDYKGLKNDANKLNEYISYLEQQVPKDDWSINTQLAYFINVYNANTIKLILENYPVKSIKDIYNPWLKNRFIIGGKAFSLAGLENGILRKMNEPRIHFAINCASVSCPKLLNEAYTEKNVMALMERATKGFINNSKKNELGINKAKVSEIFKWYKGDFKEDGSIIDYINMYSDVKVSATTEIQYLEYDWSLNKQN; this comes from the coding sequence ATGAAAAAAATACTAATAGTATCCGTTATCGTTATAACCCTTAATAGCTGTTTTTCGGCCAAAGGATTACCTGTAAAAACAGTTAATGAAAGTGATGAAACGGCTATGCCAAAACAAACAAACACTTCAAATTTAGACCATTCTACTTGGGATAGTTTACTAAAAAAATACGTCGCTACAAATGGAGACGTGGATTATAAAGGCCTTAAAAATGATGCTAATAAGCTAAACGAATACATTAGCTATTTAGAACAGCAAGTACCTAAAGACGACTGGAGTATTAACACACAATTAGCTTACTTTATAAATGTTTATAATGCCAATACCATTAAATTAATATTGGAAAATTACCCAGTAAAAAGCATAAAAGACATTTACAATCCGTGGTTAAAAAATCGTTTTATAATTGGTGGAAAAGCCTTTTCACTAGCAGGATTAGAAAACGGGATATTACGTAAGATGAACGAACCTAGAATTCATTTTGCCATTAATTGTGCATCAGTATCATGTCCTAAATTATTAAATGAAGCCTACACTGAAAAAAATGTCATGGCATTAATGGAACGTGCGACCAAGGGTTTTATTAATAATTCTAAGAAGAATGAATTAGGCATAAACAAAGCAAAAGTGTCCGAAATTTTTAAATGGTATAAAGGCGATTTCAAGGAAGATGGCAGTATCATTGACTATATTAACATGTATAGCGATGTTAAGGTTAGCGCAACTACTGAAATACAATATTTAGAGTACGACTGGAGTTTAAATAAACAAAATTAA
- a CDS encoding sterol desaturase family protein: MEKYLDIIKNAYSGYWNYLKNEIITINHWDNYFYGLIAISLFVWILEIIFPWRKQQSIFRKDFWLDTFYMFFNFFLLNLMILIALSETASEFFNDILGLVGLSVSNFQLFDVDKLPLWLGLLIFFIVSDFTQWNTHRLLHRIPFLWNFHKVHHSVKEMGFAAHLRYHWMEPIVYKSLLYIPIAIIGGFDAQHVAIVHFFSIAIGHLNHANLGWDYGVLKYVFNNPKMHIWHHAKKLPEKAKYGVNFGLTLSVWDFIFNTNHVPYNGKTIELGFSGDEDFPKNFIHQELYPLKFKK; the protein is encoded by the coding sequence ATCGAAAAATATTTAGATATCATTAAAAATGCGTATTCTGGTTACTGGAATTATCTCAAAAATGAGATTATCACTATTAACCATTGGGATAACTATTTTTATGGCTTGATTGCCATTTCTCTTTTCGTTTGGATTCTTGAAATCATTTTCCCTTGGCGAAAACAACAGTCCATATTTAGAAAAGATTTTTGGTTGGACACCTTTTATATGTTCTTTAATTTCTTTTTACTGAATTTAATGATACTCATTGCATTATCAGAAACAGCCTCTGAATTTTTTAATGATATCCTTGGACTCGTTGGACTCTCAGTATCAAATTTTCAACTATTCGATGTCGATAAACTCCCACTTTGGCTAGGCTTGCTTATCTTTTTTATTGTTAGCGATTTTACACAATGGAACACGCACAGGTTATTACATCGTATACCTTTTCTATGGAATTTTCACAAAGTACATCATAGTGTTAAAGAAATGGGGTTTGCCGCGCATTTGCGCTACCATTGGATGGAGCCTATCGTTTATAAGTCCCTTCTTTACATTCCAATCGCTATAATTGGCGGTTTTGATGCGCAACATGTTGCCATCGTACATTTTTTTAGTATTGCTATTGGACATTTAAATCATGCAAATCTGGGCTGGGATTATGGTGTTTTAAAGTATGTATTTAATAATCCAAAAATGCACATTTGGCATCACGCTAAAAAATTACCTGAAAAAGCAAAATATGGAGTGAATTTTGGCTTAACATTAAGTGTTTGGGATTTTATATTTAACACCAATCACGTACCTTACAATGGCAAAACTATTGAACTGGGATTTAGTGGCGACGAAGATTTCCCGAAAAATTTTATTCATCAAGAACTGTATCCTTTAAAATTTAAAAAATAA
- a CDS encoding metallophosphoesterase family protein, with translation MKTLAIGDIHGGLKALIQLIERLKITKQDTLIFLGDYIDGWSESAQVIQYLMELSKTYTCVFIKGNHDVWCEDWLRTHECDSVWLEHGGKGTVDSYKLFSEAEKKQHLNFFEAMRLYYIDTEKRLFVHAGFTSVHGVEYEYSTRNFYFDRTLWEMALIMDKRIKKDSELYPNRLKHYKEIYIGHTPTINYSKVKPMHAVNVWNVDTGAAFTGKLSAIDIETKEVFQSDTLKDLYPEELGRNKS, from the coding sequence ATGAAGACACTAGCAATTGGAGACATTCACGGTGGGTTAAAAGCCTTAATTCAGCTTATAGAGCGGCTGAAAATCACAAAACAGGATACACTCATTTTTTTAGGGGATTATATTGATGGTTGGAGTGAGTCTGCACAAGTGATTCAGTATTTAATGGAATTGTCTAAAACGTACACCTGTGTTTTTATCAAAGGAAATCATGATGTCTGGTGTGAAGATTGGTTAAGAACTCATGAATGTGACTCCGTTTGGTTGGAGCATGGGGGTAAGGGAACGGTTGATAGTTATAAGTTGTTTTCCGAAGCTGAAAAGAAACAACATCTTAACTTTTTTGAAGCCATGCGTTTGTATTATATTGATACTGAAAAACGCTTGTTTGTTCATGCAGGTTTTACTTCGGTTCATGGTGTTGAATATGAGTATTCTACAAGAAATTTTTATTTTGACAGAACCCTTTGGGAAATGGCCTTAATAATGGATAAACGAATAAAAAAAGATTCAGAATTATATCCTAACCGATTGAAACATTATAAAGAGATTTACATTGGTCATACACCAACTATTAATTATTCTAAGGTGAAACCGATGCATGCTGTAAATGTTTGGAATGTAGATACTGGAGCGGCCTTTACTGGTAAATTATCTGCTATAGATATTGAAACAAAGGAGGTCTTCCAAAGTGATACTTTAAAGGATTTGTATCCAGAGGAATTAGGAAGAAACAAGAGTTAA